The Pseudoxanthomonas sp. SL93 genome segment CGTCATGGAGCTGACATTCCGCAATTGATGGGTATCGCCAGCGGCTCAACCCATCCTACGGAAATGCTCAGGGCACAGAAACGAAAAAACCCCGGAGGTCCGGGGTTTGATCTTGGTGCCGAAGGTGGGACTCGAACCCACACGCTTTTAAGGGCGGCGGATTTTGAGTCCGCTGCGTCTACCATTCCGCCACTTCGGCGCGGATGCGGAGTATAGCCGACCCGGGCCGGGCACCGACAGGGGCAGGGCATACAGCCCCGCCCATCGCGGCCTCAGACCACCTTGTCCGTGCCCAGCAGGCGCTCGCCGCGGCTCTGCCAGCCCTCGAAACTGCCGTCCTCTTCCGGCGTGAACACCCCACAGCGCACCATCGTGCGCTGGTACACGTGCAGGCTGACCGCGATGGCCTTGTCGCTGGGGTTGCGGATGGTGTGGTACTCGTGCGGCGGGATCAGGCTGCCCGCCGAGCCCGTGCCGGCCTCGATGGTGCCCGCCGCCACGAAGCGGTAACGCTGCGCATCGTGCTCGGCCAGCTCGTACTGGGTGATCTCCAGACGACCGCGCCACACCCCCTCCACGCACCACATGCCCGAATGGTCATGGATCTTGGTGCCTTGGCCGGGGCCCCAGGTCATCGCGATGACGCTGTAGCCGTGCTCCGGACTGGTGTACAGCTCGCGGCGCGCGTAGTGATCGGCGATGGGTTCCAGCACGCAGCCGGGCAGCGAAACCTCTTCATCGCAGATCAGCGCACACAACGACTTGCGCAGCGCATCGGTGACCGCGCGGTCGTCGCCCAGGGCAACAGCGGCGTCCAGCGAAGCAATCAGCTTGTCTGAACCGGGGAAATCGAGGGACATGGGACGGGCCCGGTGAAAGTGTGGGCCCATTTTAGCCGCTGCCGGCGGGCAGGGGGTCGTGCGCTGCGGGACGGCTTGCCGTTTCCCGCCCCGGCCGGGCGAAGCACGCCCGGCGTTCGAATGACCCGCGCGGCATGCCGCGCAGGCGGGTCATCCTCACCCCCGCTCGCAGGGAGAAGGGAAAACCGCTCAGATCGTCGCCAGGAAGTCGCCCACCGCCGGCCCGAAGCGCTCGAAGTCCACCAGGAACGCGTCATGCCCCTGCGGCGATGCCAGCGGCAGGAATTCCGCCTGCGCGCCCCCGGCGGCGAGACCCTCGGCGATCTGCTCCTGCTGCTGCAGCGGGAACAGGATGTCGGTGGCCGCGCCGATGGCCAGCGCACGCTGCACGCGGATGGTCGCCAGCCCCGCCAGCACGTCGCCGCCGGCCTGCTTGCCGTCGGCGTATTCGGCCAGGTCGAACCAGTCCATCGAGCGGCTGAGGTACAGGTAGCAGTTGGGGTCGAAGCGGCGCACGAAACGGCGCGCATGGCCTTCCAGGTAGCTCTCCACCTGGAACTCCAGGCCGAACGGATCCTCGTCCGGGCGATCGGACTCCAGGCGCACGCGACCGAAGCGGCCATCCCATTCCAGCGCCGAGCGGTAGGTGATCACGCCCAGCTTGCGCGCCATGCGCATGCCCGATTCCGGATAGGTGTCGTCGTCGTACTGGCCGTGGTTCCAGTTCGGGTCCAGCCGGATCGCCTCGCGCTGCAGCGAACGGATGGCGATGGAGAACGGCAGCGCCTGCGCGCTGCCGGAGATGTTGATGTGCGTGCGTGCCGCGCCCGGGTGCAGCAGCAGGAAGGCCAACGCGGTCATGCCGCCCATCGAGTTGCCGATGATGCAGGCCAGCTGCGCGATGCCCAGTCCGCGCACGACCTCGAACGCGGCATTGGCGCCGTCTTCCACCGAGAGTTCGGGGAAGTCGAGCCGGTACAGCGTGCCGGTGGCGGGGTTGACCGACGCCGGGCCGGTCGAGCCCTTGCAGCTGCCCAGCGAGTTGACGCAGACCACGAACCAGCGGTCGGTGTCGATGGGCTTGCCGGGGCCGACCATCGCCTCCCACCAGCCTTCCTCGCTGTTACCTTCATTGCGTGCGGCATGCGCATCCGGCGACAGCCCGGTGACGATCAGCACCGCGTTGTCGCGCGCCGCGTTCAACGTGCCCCACGTTTCGTAGGCCACGCGCGCGCCGTGCAGCTCACCCCCGCGCTTCATGCGGAAGGGCGAGGGGAGAGGGTGGAAACGGGTGCCGGGGGGGATGAATTCGGTCATCGGCGCAGTGTAGGCAATGCGGCGGGGCGATGCCATTTCATGGATGCATCGCCATGTTGCGTGCAGACGCCGTGATGTGTGGCTCTCCCTCTCCCCGCGCGGAGGGAGAAGGGAGCTGGTTTGTTCGAACAAGAAAGCGCCTTACGGCACCACGCGATCGATCGTCAGCGTGTACGGGGTGCCGGGCTTGACCTCGGCGGTGACCGGGGTGGCTTCCAGATCGCCGGCCTGCGCGGTGACATCGCCGGCCTTGGAGATGCGCGCCACCAGTTGCACCTGCGTCAGCTGCGAGAGCTTCATCGTCGGCATGGGGCTGTCGCCGTCGCCCAGGGCGAGGGTGATGGGGAAGGCGGTGGCGGGTACGCGCTTGGCGGCCACCGGCATGGGCGGGCCACCCACCTGCCGCGCGAACACGAACAGGGTGTCGCCGGTGGCCAGCTTCGCCTTCAGCGCTGGCGCCACGTCCACCGTCACGGTGAGCAGGGCCGGGCCGGCATCGGCAGCGGCGGGCGTGGCGGGCTCGGCCAGCGGCGGCAGGCCGGCTTCGCTGCGCGCTTCGTTGATCTGGGTACGCAACGTGGCGGCGGTGTTGGGATCGACCTGCGCCAGCAGCGGTTCCCAGGTCTTCGCGGCCTCGGCGGGCTGTCCGTTCTGCCGCTGCGCCACGCCCATGAACCAGCGCCCGCGTTGCTGCGCGGGATTGATCTGCAGGGCCTGTTCCAGCAGCTGCACCGCGATGGCGTCCAGCTTCTTCTGCGGATGGTTGAACAGGCGCGCCTGCGCGCTTTCCACCAGCAGATCGGCATCGCCGGGCAACAGCTGCACGGCGCGCTCGAACGCCTGCTGCGATTCGGCGAAGCGCTCCTGCGCGGCGTACGACTTGCCCAGCAGGCGCCAGCCTTCGGGTTCGTTGGGGTTTTCCTTCAGTTCCGCTTCCAGCTGCGCCACGGCTTCGTCCAGCGTGGCGGGCATGGCTGCGGTCGCGTCCGGTTGCAGCGCGGCGGGCGTGCCGACCACGCGGTACAGCGCGAAGGTGGCGATGCCCAGCGCGGCCACGCCGCCCAGCACCAGCCCGCGCGCGTTGCGCCACAGCGGCGACAGCACCGCGAGCAGCACGGCCACGGTCAGGCCCACGGCGAGGATCGCGAAGGTCGTCATCACCACTCCTGATCGTCATCAGCCGGCGGCGCGGGGCGTTGTCCGCGGCGGGCGACGATGCGCCATACCACGATGCCGCCGGCCAGCAGCAAAAGTACCGGGCCGAACCACAGCACGTAGGTGCCGGGTGCCATCTCTGGCTTGTACAGCACGAACTCGCCGTAGCGTTCCACCAGGAACTGCTTCACTTCGGCATCGTTCTTGCCCTGGCGCATCAGGTCCAGCACTTCACGGCGCAGGTCGTGCGCGATCTGCGCGTTGGAGTCGGCCAGCGACTGGTTCTGGCACATCACGCAGCGCAGTTCGGCGGTGAGGCGGTGGAAGCGCGCTTCCTCGGCGGTATCGGTGAACTGCAGCGGCGTGGGATCGCTGGCCTGCGCGAAGGCGGGCGCGGCGACGGCGACCAGCAGGGCCAGCAGCAGTACGCGCAGCATGCGGATCGGCAGGGTGGGAGTCATTGCGCGGCTTCGATCTTTTCCAGCGCCGGGATCAACTGCTCGGCGATGATGGTGTCATCGATGGCGCCGACATGCTTCCAGCGGATGATGCCGTTGCCGTCGACCAGGAACGTTTCCGGCGCACCGTAGATGCCCCAGTCGATGGCGGTGCGGCCTTCGAAGTCAGCGATCACCAGCATGTAGGGATTGCCGAACTGTTCCAGCCAGCG includes the following:
- a CDS encoding cysteine dioxygenase family protein, whose amino-acid sequence is MSLDFPGSDKLIASLDAAVALGDDRAVTDALRKSLCALICDEEVSLPGCVLEPIADHYARRELYTSPEHGYSVIAMTWGPGQGTKIHDHSGMWCVEGVWRGRLEITQYELAEHDAQRYRFVAAGTIEAGTGSAGSLIPPHEYHTIRNPSDKAIAVSLHVYQRTMVRCGVFTPEEDGSFEGWQSRGERLLGTDKVV
- a CDS encoding tetratricopeptide repeat protein, which gives rise to MTTFAILAVGLTVAVLLAVLSPLWRNARGLVLGGVAALGIATFALYRVVGTPAALQPDATAAMPATLDEAVAQLEAELKENPNEPEGWRLLGKSYAAQERFAESQQAFERAVQLLPGDADLLVESAQARLFNHPQKKLDAIAVQLLEQALQINPAQQRGRWFMGVAQRQNGQPAEAAKTWEPLLAQVDPNTAATLRTQINEARSEAGLPPLAEPATPAAADAGPALLTVTVDVAPALKAKLATGDTLFVFARQVGGPPMPVAAKRVPATAFPITLALGDGDSPMPTMKLSQLTQVQLVARISKAGDVTAQAGDLEATPVTAEVKPGTPYTLTIDRVVP
- a CDS encoding cytochrome c-type biogenesis protein, with the translated sequence MTPTLPIRMLRVLLLALLVAVAAPAFAQASDPTPLQFTDTAEEARFHRLTAELRCVMCQNQSLADSNAQIAHDLRREVLDLMRQGKNDAEVKQFLVERYGEFVLYKPEMAPGTYVLWFGPVLLLLAGGIVVWRIVARRGQRPAPPADDDQEW
- a CDS encoding homoserine O-acetyltransferase, with protein sequence MTEFIPPGTRFHPLPSPFRMKRGGELHGARVAYETWGTLNAARDNAVLIVTGLSPDAHAARNEGNSEEGWWEAMVGPGKPIDTDRWFVVCVNSLGSCKGSTGPASVNPATGTLYRLDFPELSVEDGANAAFEVVRGLGIAQLACIIGNSMGGMTALAFLLLHPGAARTHINISGSAQALPFSIAIRSLQREAIRLDPNWNHGQYDDDTYPESGMRMARKLGVITYRSALEWDGRFGRVRLESDRPDEDPFGLEFQVESYLEGHARRFVRRFDPNCYLYLSRSMDWFDLAEYADGKQAGGDVLAGLATIRVQRALAIGAATDILFPLQQQEQIAEGLAAGGAQAEFLPLASPQGHDAFLVDFERFGPAVGDFLATI